The Diabrotica undecimpunctata isolate CICGRU chromosome 3, icDiaUnde3, whole genome shotgun sequence genome includes the window GCTAACATgtcttaaatattaataaaatctttCACATAACTGTCACCAGTGAACTACTGCCTGAAATCGCTCGCAAATTTATAAGGCGTCTATCAAGATGTGTACTGCAAGAGGAAATATCACTCAAGAGATCTTCTGATCTCTATAAGTGCGATGCCGAGAACTTATCAGACAGACTTagtatatacaaaataaaaaacactacaCATGtaacatatatatttatttacatataacCTAATAGAGTCTACAaataagtagaaataagtatacaaaatatcttTAATTCACAATCTCAATAGAAAATTGAACGTAAGTACCTGTCTCATATCTTGGGCCTAATTTTTTCGTACATCACATTCTGACccttatttttgttaataaaccTCTTAACGAAGTGAAACTGGTCCAGAGCAAACTCGTAAAACTCATTTTCCATCTGCCAGACGGTGCTGCTCTTGATTTTATCCATTGTTTCCTTAGCTGGCAAGTCTTTCTGCACTGTCTGCCGCAGGTGTGACTTATTGCTGCTTTGGAAATATTCAGTTGCACCTTTAAAGAATCTCGGAAGGGATAATTCGAGTATTTGGATGAAGTCTTCTAGTTCTTCTGTAACACCGACTAGGAAATAGTTGTTTGCTAAGTTCTTTTTGGCTTCGTTGAGAGCCCATTTGTTGCCTggtttcctaaaaaaaaaaaaataaaaattttacaaagcacattttagatgtttttttttatattgaagaTGTTGTagaacaaaaaacaactttgCAATATAAACTAGACAGTAAGAGCTACATGAAAGAAATTGTCAAAGGTTTCTTTATTGCATGtatctaaaattttttattaacatataaGAGACATTTCCTAGGGGAACTGTGGGAAAGATGTCCAAGGACATCTTTCCCACAGCTCTAAAAGTTTTTCACGGCTTCTTTTGGAAAAGTAAAAACCAATAGTGAATTTGATTAGATGACAGTTTATTCTATATATAAAGGCAACTACAGCTTTGTTATTAACAGTCCAATTGATCTTGGAGCATAAATGTGTGGTCTTATATCTATAGAAAATCACTGCCATTCATAAATACAAATACCCAAGAACATAATGGAGAAAATACAGAATAtgattacaaaataattaatcATTAACTTCAACAATATGTATGCCATTTTAACAATATAACTGTGCTTACCAACAGTTTGCAGAATGTCCACAAAAGAAAGGGATCTGCAGCCACATATTATTTGGATCACATTCTGACAATTGCTTGGCAACACACTCATCAAATGTCtacaaattaatttatttaagaaATCACACAAGTATAATTTATTAAGTATCTTACCATTGTATTACCATGCTTTTTTCTGACTAAATATGGTCTGAAATTGTCCCCATATCTTACAAAATAGTAGTATGATATGAACCTGTCAAGTGGTTTACGTATTAAATTGATAAAAAGAGGTTTTGGAGCACCATATctataataaaaaagaattaaatgCAGAAAATGCTAGAATGACAAACAATTCAATTAACatacaaaaaacgaaaaacaacaCATAAAGAATTACTTCACAATCTGTGGTTTAAtctcaaaaaatgttaaaaagttgTCTCTGTTTACTTTAATTCATGCAATAAATCACACTTACTTAGAAAAGTCAAAAAAAGCAAAATGTCCATGATATAGCGCAGGTTTTCGACTTTTCCAATTTGTTACATTGTGTATGAACTTCAGTTGGTTCTCCAAAGTTATGGTATGGCTGTTGGCGCTGATATTTACGTGGAgaacattaaatttgtttttcttacatAAATCATAAGCTACTCCTACGAAACTTGTAGATCCAGTCTTTGGGACACGattgtataataaaattaagtCTTTTTCCTCCAAAAGAGGTTTTTCTTTGTGAGTAAATGCTTCATTTTGTTTCTGATTTTCttctataaaacaaaaaaaaatgtttatttcctTTATTGCAATACTTTAAATAACTATTCATCCTTAGGTCTAAAGTACAATCAGCTGAAATGGTACTTAATTGTATTTGAACAAAAACAGCTGCAGAATACATATTTATTAATTGTGGACAACTAAACTAAGCCAAGAAGCCCATAAAGTATATACTAGCTTTGGAAATATCTTGTCTTATACTATTAAATGCATAATTAGAAACTGTAAAGATTGTATTTTCATAAATCAATGATACTAACCTAGTTCTTGTAATTTATCGCTTATTTTTGTTAGTTGTACTTGATATAAAATAGCAATAGAGCCAAGGAAGAGCAGTAATATCAAAACATAACCTAACTTTAAGGGTTTAAACATAATTTTCAGTTCCAGGGTACTATAACATGGTCTATCGATGTTAATCAACGTTTTTAATTGGGTTTAgagatgttttaaatttatttttaaagtaatactACAGTATAATATACATTCCAACCCAATTTAAATCCAGTTGAGTAGTGATATACTGTAAGTGTAAACATAAACCACCTACTGTTTTTGTTTCATCTCTTTCTATTAATGTAATGTTCTACTTATGTAATGTTATATGTGGTGTCGAGCACTGTCAAGTTTATTGAAATTTGTGTTGTTGGAAAGTGGCGCTTTTCCGcacgatttatttatttttgttgtagggAATAGTTAGCAAAGAATTTAGACGCAGATGCGTCTATTTTCTTTGCTGACAGCTGACAGTTTTCTCTCCCAACCTCAACTTCATTAGTAAATCTCGACGAAAACAGTAAacatttgtttataattttaaaatatgttttagaaatatttattataaaccaAAATGGATAAAACCCAATTATCCGCGGTTCTACAAGTT containing:
- the Hs2st gene encoding heparin sulfate O-sulfotransferase, coding for MFKPLKLGYVLILLLFLGSIAILYQVQLTKISDKLQELEENQKQNEAFTHKEKPLLEEKDLILLYNRVPKTGSTSFVGVAYDLCKKNKFNVLHVNISANSHTITLENQLKFIHNVTNWKSRKPALYHGHFAFFDFSKYGAPKPLFINLIRKPLDRFISYYYFVRYGDNFRPYLVRKKHGNTMTFDECVAKQLSECDPNNMWLQIPFFCGHSANCWKPGNKWALNEAKKNLANNYFLVGVTEELEDFIQILELSLPRFFKGATEYFQSSNKSHLRQTVQKDLPAKETMDKIKSSTVWQMENEFYEFALDQFHFVKRFINKNKGQNVMYEKIRPKI